One window of bacterium genomic DNA carries:
- the recR gene encoding recombination mediator RecR → MPLNQFPAIRACIEAFRRLPGVGPKSAQRIVFHLLSKDPEAAKAISKSCSTLHDRVGLCPTCHILVEGIAGGEACGVCAERDPATLCVVEEPADVFAIGRAGDFRGKFHVLMGVISPLDGVGPEDLTIGDLVDRIKKGGVKEVILALNPSMAGEGTSLYLAKVLKPLGVRVTQLARGLPMGSHLEYADELTLSQSLEHRSEI, encoded by the coding sequence GTGCCTTTAAACCAGTTTCCCGCCATCCGGGCCTGCATCGAGGCTTTCCGCCGGCTTCCCGGCGTGGGGCCGAAGAGCGCGCAGCGGATTGTTTTTCATCTGCTCTCGAAGGATCCGGAGGCCGCGAAGGCGATCTCGAAATCGTGCAGCACCCTGCATGATCGGGTAGGACTGTGCCCCACCTGCCACATCCTGGTGGAGGGGATAGCCGGCGGCGAGGCTTGCGGCGTCTGCGCGGAGCGCGACCCCGCGACCCTCTGCGTGGTGGAAGAGCCAGCCGATGTTTTCGCCATCGGGCGGGCGGGGGATTTCCGGGGAAAGTTTCACGTCCTCATGGGGGTGATTTCGCCCCTTGACGGCGTCGGGCCGGAGGATTTGACGATCGGCGATCTGGTCGATCGCATCAAAAAAGGCGGGGTGAAAGAAGTGATTCTGGCCCTGAACCCGAGCATGGCGGGCGAGGGCACCTCGCTCTATCTCGCCAAGGTGCTCAAACCGCTCGGGGTGCGGGTCACCCAGCTGGCCCGCGGCCTGCCGATGGGAAGCCACCTCGAGTACGCCGATGAGTTGACGCTTTCCCAGTCCCTCGAGCACCGGAGCGAGATCTAA